A genomic region of Staphylococcus roterodami contains the following coding sequences:
- the floA gene encoding flotillin-like protein FloA (flotillin-like protein involved in membrane lipid rafts), which yields MFSLSFIVIAVIIVVALLILFSFVPIGLWISALAAGVHVGIGTLVGMRLRRVSPRKVIAPLIKAHKAGLALTTNQLESHYLAGGNVDRVVDANIAAQRADIDLPFERAAAIDLAGRDVLEAVQMSVNPKVIETPFIAGVAMNGIEVKAKARITVRANIARLVGGAGEETIIARVGEGIVSTIGSSKHHTEVLENPDNISKTVLSKGLDSGTAFEILSIDIADVDISKNIGADLQTEQALADKNIAQAKAEERRAMAVATEQEMKARVQEMHAKVVEAESEVPLAMAEALRSGNISVKDYYNLKNIEADTGMRNAINKRTDQSDDESPEH from the coding sequence ATGTTTAGTTTAAGTTTTATCGTAATAGCAGTTATTATAGTAGTTGCATTACTTATTTTATTCTCATTTGTACCGATAGGCTTATGGATTTCAGCGTTAGCAGCTGGCGTTCATGTTGGTATAGGAACATTGGTTGGTATGCGTTTACGTCGTGTATCTCCAAGAAAAGTTATAGCGCCATTAATTAAAGCGCATAAAGCAGGACTTGCATTAACAACAAACCAATTAGAATCGCATTATCTAGCAGGAGGAAATGTTGATAGAGTTGTTGACGCTAATATTGCTGCACAACGTGCTGACATTGATCTTCCTTTCGAGCGTGCAGCTGCAATTGATCTTGCAGGACGTGACGTATTAGAAGCGGTTCAAATGTCGGTTAATCCTAAAGTTATTGAAACACCATTTATTGCAGGTGTAGCAATGAATGGTATTGAAGTGAAAGCGAAAGCTCGTATCACAGTTAGAGCTAATATTGCTCGACTTGTTGGTGGTGCTGGTGAAGAAACAATCATTGCACGTGTTGGTGAAGGTATCGTTTCAACAATCGGTTCTAGTAAGCACCATACAGAAGTACTTGAAAACCCAGATAATATTTCTAAAACAGTTTTAAGCAAAGGTTTAGATTCAGGTACTGCATTTGAAATTTTATCAATTGATATTGCTGACGTTGATATTAGTAAAAATATTGGTGCAGATTTACAAACTGAACAAGCATTAGCGGATAAAAATATTGCACAAGCGAAAGCCGAAGAACGTAGAGCAATGGCCGTTGCAACTGAGCAAGAAATGAAAGCCCGTGTTCAAGAAATGCATGCTAAAGTAGTTGAAGCAGAATCCGAAGTACCACTAGCTATGGCTGAAGCATTACGCTCAGGTAATATCAGTGTTAAAGATTATTACAATTTGAAAAATATTGAAGCTGATACAGGTATGAGAAATGCAATAAATAAACGAACTGATCAAAGTGATGATGAGTCGCCTGAACATTAA
- a CDS encoding serine protease: protein MTTILESATGDTWVEQVSNIIVQPIFTLILTCLTFLGFVYQLYSKKINAAGIIASLSLLILFLGFLIQGNVNMHSILIFSIGVILVVIELFVVGAVIGIIGMILITVSITTLGDNLLFMLANVIVALILTIVEWVILVKIFNRKIPFLDKVILKDSTNSESGYNSHDNRSHLVGKTAQTVTDLRPAGIIFCENERIDAVSDGNFILRNKTVKILEVEGTRVVVREVD from the coding sequence ATGACTACTATCTTGGAATCAGCTACTGGAGACACATGGGTTGAACAAGTTAGTAATATAATTGTTCAACCTATTTTTACGTTAATATTAACCTGTTTGACATTTTTAGGATTTGTATATCAACTTTACTCTAAAAAAATCAATGCAGCTGGTATAATTGCTTCATTATCATTACTTATTTTATTTTTGGGGTTTCTCATCCAGGGAAATGTCAATATGCATTCTATCTTAATTTTCTCAATTGGCGTTATATTAGTTGTAATTGAATTATTTGTAGTTGGTGCAGTAATTGGTATTATTGGCATGATACTGATAACTGTAAGTATAACAACGCTCGGTGATAATTTGCTATTTATGCTTGCTAATGTTATTGTTGCGTTGATTTTAACAATCGTAGAATGGGTGATATTAGTGAAAATTTTCAACAGGAAGATTCCGTTTTTGGATAAAGTTATCTTAAAAGATTCAACTAATTCTGAGTCAGGTTACAATTCGCATGATAACCGCTCGCATCTCGTAGGAAAAACTGCTCAAACAGTTACAGATCTTCGTCCAGCAGGGATTATTTTTTGTGAAAATGAGCGTATTGACGCCGTTTCAGATGGTAACTTCATTTTACGCAATAAAACCGTTAAAATCCTTGAAGTAGAAGGAACGAGAGTAGTTGTGAGGGAAGTAGATTAA
- the rpsU gene encoding 30S ribosomal protein S21 gives MSKTVVRKNESLEDALRRFKRSVSKSGTIQEVRKREFYEKPSVKRKKKSEAARKRKFK, from the coding sequence ATGTCTAAAACAGTAGTACGTAAAAATGAATCACTTGAAGATGCGTTACGTAGATTTAAACGTTCAGTTTCTAAAAGTGGAACAATCCAAGAAGTACGTAAACGTGAATTTTACGAAAAACCAAGCGTAAAACGTAAAAAGAAATCAGAAGCTGCACGTAAACGTAAATTCAAATAA
- the mtaB gene encoding tRNA (N(6)-L-threonylcarbamoyladenosine(37)-C(2))-methylthiotransferase MtaB — protein sequence MSTVAFHTLGCKVNHYETEAIWQLFKEANYDRVDFETNADVFVINTCTVTNTGDKKSRQIIRRAIRQNPDAVICVTGCYAQTSSAEIMEIPGVDVVVGTQDRHKLLGYIDEFRKERQPINGVGNIMKNRKYEELDVPYFTDRTRASLKIQEGCNNFCTFCIIPWARGLMRSRDPEKVVEQATQLVNSGYKEIVLTGIHTGGYGQDLKDYNLAQLLRDLETINGLERIRISSIEASQLTDEVIDVLEHSTKVVRHLHIPLQSGSDTVLKRMRRKYTMERFSERLTKLHKALPDLAVTSDVIVGFPGETEAEFQETYDFIVKHKFSELHVFPYSPRIGTPAARMDDQIDEEVKNERVHKLITLSNQLGKLYASKFDQDVLEVIPEEQGDVSGTLVGYADNYMKVQFEGDESLIGQIVKVKITQANYPLNQGQAIKVVDFATNKSDREVLV from the coding sequence ATGTCAACAGTTGCGTTTCACACTTTAGGTTGTAAAGTAAACCATTATGAAACTGAAGCGATTTGGCAATTATTTAAAGAAGCTAATTATGATCGTGTTGATTTTGAAACAAATGCAGACGTATTTGTGATAAATACTTGTACAGTAACTAATACTGGAGATAAAAAAAGTCGTCAGATTATTAGACGTGCGATTAGACAAAATCCAGATGCTGTTATTTGTGTAACTGGTTGTTATGCACAAACGTCATCTGCTGAAATTATGGAAATTCCTGGTGTAGATGTTGTGGTTGGTACACAAGATAGACATAAACTTCTTGGGTATATCGATGAATTCCGAAAAGAAAGACAACCAATCAATGGTGTCGGAAATATAATGAAAAACCGTAAATATGAAGAGTTAGATGTGCCATATTTCACTGATAGAACACGTGCCTCTTTAAAAATTCAAGAAGGATGTAACAATTTCTGTACATTTTGTATTATTCCATGGGCACGTGGTTTGATGCGTTCAAGAGACCCAGAAAAAGTAGTTGAGCAAGCGACTCAACTTGTTAATTCTGGATATAAAGAAATAGTATTAACAGGTATCCATACTGGTGGATATGGCCAAGATTTAAAAGATTATAATTTAGCTCAGTTGCTACGTGACCTTGAAACGATAAATGGATTGGAACGAATTCGTATATCATCGATTGAAGCAAGTCAACTTACTGATGAAGTGATTGATGTATTAGAACACTCAACGAAAGTTGTGCGTCATCTGCACATTCCATTACAATCTGGTTCAGATACCGTATTAAAACGTATGAGACGTAAATATACAATGGAACGTTTTTCAGAGAGATTAACGAAATTGCATAAAGCTTTACCAGACTTGGCTGTTACAAGTGACGTAATTGTTGGTTTCCCTGGAGAAACTGAAGCAGAATTTCAAGAAACATATGATTTTATTGTGAAACACAAGTTTTCTGAATTACACGTGTTCCCATATTCACCTAGAATTGGTACGCCAGCAGCTAGAATGGATGATCAAATTGATGAAGAAGTTAAGAACGAACGAGTTCATAAATTAATTACTTTGAGCAATCAATTAGGTAAATTATACGCTTCTAAGTTTGATCAAGATGTACTAGAGGTTATTCCAGAAGAACAGGGAGATGTTTCGGGTACATTAGTTGGATATGCAGATAATTATATGAAAGTGCAATTTGAAGGTGATGAATCACTAATCGGTCAAATTGTTAAAGTAAAAATAACGCAAGCAAATTATCCGTTAAATCAAGGTCAAGCTATTAAAGTCGTAGATTTCGCAACAAATAAATCTGATAGAGAAGTTTTAGTATAA